TGGATCAGCTCGCCGCCGATCCGGGTGCGGGACAGGGCGCGCAGCTGGTCCTGGCTCAGGTCCGCGGGCAGTTCCACCAGGGAGTGGTCCGAGCGGATGTCGATGCCGCCGATCTGCGAAGAGGAGATGCCGCCCTCATTGGCGATGGCGCCCACGATCGAACCGGGCATGACCCGCTGGCGGCGTCCCACGGCAATCCGGTAGGTGGCGTTGCCTTCGGTCAGCGTCCGGGTCGGGCCACGGGAGCCGAAGCCGTCCTTGGACCGCTCACGCTTCTGGAACTCGGGAGCGGCAGGCAGTTCCTTCACCAGGAGCGGCTGGCCGCCCTGCGCCATGACAGCCAGTGCTGCGGCAATCTCGGCAGCGGGAACGTTGTGCTCTTCTTCGTAGGAAGCGATGAGGTCACGGAACGCGGAAACATCCTCGGACGCAAGGGTCTCGGTGATGCGCTCGGCGAACTTGCCCAGGCGCAGCGTGTTGACGGTCTCGGCGGTGGGCAGGTGCATCTGCTCCACCGGCTGGCGCGTGGCCTTCTCGATGGAACGCAGCAGGTACTTCTCCCGCGGCGTCATGAAGAGGATGGCTTCACCGGAACGGCCGGCACGGCCCGTACGGCCGATGCGGTGCACGTACGACTCCGTGTCGTGCGGGATGTCGTAGTTGATGACGTGGCTGATGCGCTCCACGTCGAGCCCGCGGGCTGCGACGTCGGTGGCCACCAGGATGTCGATCCGGCCTTCCTTCAGCGCATCGACGGTGCGCTCGCGCTGCTGCTGCGGGATGTCGCCGTTGATGGCGGCAGCCTGGAAACCGCGGGCGCGCAGCTTGTCAGCCAGGTCCTCGGTGGCCATCTTGGTGCGGACGAAGGCGATGACGCCGTCGAACTCTTCCACCTCGAGGATGCGGGTCATGGCGTCCAGCTTGTGCGGGCCCATGACCTGCAGGTAGCGCTGGCGGGTGTTGGCGCCGGTGGTGGTCTTGGACTTGACCTGCACCTCGGCCGGGTTGTTCAGGTACTGCTTGGACATGCGGCGGATCTGGCCCGGCATGGTGGCGGAGAACAACGCAACCTGGCGGCCCTCGGGGGTCTGCTGGAAGATCTGTTCCACGTCATCGGCGAAGCCCATGCGCAGCATCTCGTCAGCCTCGTCCAGCACCAGGTACTGGAGTTCGGACAGGTCCAGGGAACCCTTGGCGATGTGGTCGATCACGCGGCCGGGGGTACCGACGACCACCTGGGCGCCGCGGCGCAGGCCGGCGAGCTGGGGGCCGTAGGCGGAGCCGCCGTAGACGGGCAGGACGGTGAAGTCGTCGATGTGCTTGGCGTAGGAGGTGAAGGCCTCGGCAACCTGGAGGGCCAGCTCGCGGGTGGGGGCCAGGACCAGCGCCTGGGTCTTGCGGGAGGGGCCGTTGAGGTCGTGGAGTTCGGCCAGGCGGGACAGTGCCGGCACTGCGAATGCTGCAGTCTTGCCGGTACCGGTCTGCGCCAGGCCCACCACGTCGCGGCCTTCGAGCAGCAGCGGGATGGTGGCCGCCTGGATGGGGGACGGCTTTTCGTACCCGACATCCTGCAGGGCGGCAAGGACGCGGGCGTCGATGCCGAGGTCAACGAACTTGACGGTGTTTTCGTCGTCATCCGCGGCCTTGGCAGCGGGAGCAACGTCGGCCGTTGCGGCAGCTTCGGTGGCAGCGGGCTCGGCTGCGGGTGCAGCGGCTTCAGTGAATTCGACGGTAGCGGTTTCAGCGGTTGCCGCTGCGGTGGTTTCGTTCTGATTTTCGGGCATAGAGAGATATTCCTCATCCATAGGGGGCCAGGCGGCACTACCCGAGGTGAGCGGAGCCGCAGTACACGTGCCGATGATGCCGGGCAAACGTTGACCGGCCGGTCACAGAAGTCCGGCGCTTTCGCAATCCCGTGGCAGG
This region of Arthrobacter sp. DNA4 genomic DNA includes:
- a CDS encoding DEAD/DEAH box helicase; the protein is MPENQNETTAAATAETATVEFTEAAAPAAEPAATEAAATADVAPAAKAADDDENTVKFVDLGIDARVLAALQDVGYEKPSPIQAATIPLLLEGRDVVGLAQTGTGKTAAFAVPALSRLAELHDLNGPSRKTQALVLAPTRELALQVAEAFTSYAKHIDDFTVLPVYGGSAYGPQLAGLRRGAQVVVGTPGRVIDHIAKGSLDLSELQYLVLDEADEMLRMGFADDVEQIFQQTPEGRQVALFSATMPGQIRRMSKQYLNNPAEVQVKSKTTTGANTRQRYLQVMGPHKLDAMTRILEVEEFDGVIAFVRTKMATEDLADKLRARGFQAAAINGDIPQQQRERTVDALKEGRIDILVATDVAARGLDVERISHVINYDIPHDTESYVHRIGRTGRAGRSGEAILFMTPREKYLLRSIEKATRQPVEQMHLPTAETVNTLRLGKFAERITETLASEDVSAFRDLIASYEEEHNVPAAEIAAALAVMAQGGQPLLVKELPAAPEFQKRERSKDGFGSRGPTRTLTEGNATYRIAVGRRQRVMPGSIVGAIANEGGISSSQIGGIDIRSDHSLVELPADLSQDQLRALSRTRIGGELIHLELDNGRKPSGERGAYQGNRGGDRGGNFKGNGGFKKEFRKNDGERTSADRGGRSYSDRSERSFSDRGDSRFAGHGDGSRKPRSGGDSGHRDFNRKGKW